The Desulfohalovibrio reitneri genome contains a region encoding:
- a CDS encoding cytochrome b/b6 domain-containing protein yields MERMKKIYLYTRYERFWHWLQAAVIAFLLLTGFEAHGSFTLFGFEDAASWHNDAGLFWLIAFAFFVFWLLTTGEWKQYMPTTKKVLQVMQYYTYGIFIGRPHPVPKRPEAKHNPLQRLTYLSISAVLLPFQMVTGFLYWGYNDWAAWGIGGWSLSVLAVLHTVGAFLILSFLIVHVYMTTTGHALFAHIKGMITGWEEVEEAEPVDDWESRPQPE; encoded by the coding sequence ATGGAACGGATGAAGAAAATCTACCTCTATACGCGCTACGAGCGCTTCTGGCACTGGCTGCAGGCCGCGGTCATCGCCTTTCTGCTGCTGACCGGCTTCGAGGCCCACGGCTCCTTCACCCTCTTCGGGTTCGAGGACGCCGCCTCCTGGCACAATGACGCGGGGCTGTTCTGGCTCATCGCCTTCGCCTTCTTCGTCTTCTGGCTGTTGACCACCGGCGAGTGGAAGCAGTACATGCCCACCACCAAAAAGGTGCTGCAGGTCATGCAGTACTACACCTACGGCATCTTCATCGGCCGCCCGCACCCCGTGCCCAAGCGGCCAGAGGCAAAGCACAATCCCCTGCAGCGGCTGACCTACCTGTCCATCTCCGCAGTGCTGCTGCCCTTCCAGATGGTCACCGGTTTCCTCTACTGGGGCTACAACGACTGGGCAGCCTGGGGCATCGGCGGCTGGTCGCTGTCCGTGCTGGCCGTGCTGCATACGGTCGGGGCCTTCCTCATCCTCTCCTTCCTCATCGTGCACGTCTATATGACCACCACCGGCCACGCCCTCTTCGCCCACATCAAGGGCATGATCACCGGCTGGGAGGAAGTGGAGGAAGCCGAGCCGGTGGACGACTGGGAGTCCAGGCCGCAACCAGAATGA
- a CDS encoding tetratricopeptide repeat protein, whose translation MADTPLSDGQQDKIRGVFSAQKVIKIGTGTTSRKTVQQSYFYVEEQDNGEIHVQNLNDEHVPTGPTETIDKDELLEKYAPEPEFYQKEVFPKLRDLRKTLARADRHRKRGETFSAEMEYGNALKVDEDNVRANFGIGLCYMERGDTAKAQDILDRVVKLDAAFEEQHKHMFNEFGINLRKSKMFEQAVDYYTRAAEFSPKDENLFYNTGRAYFEMGEYGKAKQSFEKALEINPELQEAAKFLNHMAKKNLI comes from the coding sequence ATGGCAGACACCCCTCTCTCCGATGGACAGCAAGACAAGATCCGCGGCGTCTTCTCCGCGCAAAAAGTCATAAAGATCGGCACGGGCACCACCTCGCGCAAGACGGTACAGCAGAGCTATTTCTACGTGGAAGAACAGGACAACGGCGAAATCCACGTCCAGAACCTCAACGACGAGCACGTGCCCACCGGCCCCACGGAGACCATCGACAAGGACGAGCTGCTGGAGAAGTACGCCCCGGAGCCGGAATTCTACCAGAAGGAGGTATTCCCAAAGCTTCGGGATCTGCGCAAAACCCTGGCCAGGGCCGATCGGCACCGCAAACGGGGCGAGACCTTCTCCGCGGAGATGGAGTACGGCAACGCCCTCAAGGTGGACGAGGACAACGTCCGGGCCAACTTCGGCATCGGCCTGTGCTACATGGAGCGCGGCGACACCGCCAAGGCGCAGGACATACTGGACCGCGTGGTCAAGCTGGACGCCGCCTTCGAGGAGCAGCACAAACACATGTTCAACGAGTTCGGCATCAACCTGCGCAAAAGCAAGATGTTCGAACAGGCCGTTGACTACTACACCCGGGCGGCGGAGTTCTCCCCCAAGGACGAAAACCTGTTCTACAACACCGGCCGCGCCTACTTTGAGATGGGTGAGTACGGCAAGGCCAAGCAGAGCTTCGAGAAGGCACTGGAAATCAATCCGGAACTGCAGGAAGCCGCCAAGTTCCTCAACCACATGGCCAAGAAAAACCTCATCTGA
- a CDS encoding Mut7-C RNAse domain-containing protein — protein MQPSETTSLFVFHGELAAILRTPHQRGVVEVEAARSASLKDALEASGPPHTEVHDLLVDGREADFNTPLRPATRVDLFPPFPPINPTVDTRLRPGLPRVAFLVDKNVGKLATLLRLIGHDAAYAEETPDPEIAAWAETEQRIVLSKDHRLLKRARIHHGRLVRAVQPADQLKEIAALYGLSAAPAFTRCLKCNTPLQPVDKQDILHRLEPKTKRYFHSFHICPECNQIYWPGSHTKRMRELLEELGLDEE, from the coding sequence ATGCAACCATCGGAAACCACCTCGCTCTTCGTGTTCCACGGCGAACTCGCCGCCATCCTCCGCACGCCGCACCAGCGCGGCGTGGTGGAAGTTGAAGCCGCCCGGTCCGCCTCGCTCAAGGACGCTCTGGAAGCCTCGGGGCCACCGCACACCGAAGTCCACGACCTTCTGGTAGACGGCCGCGAAGCGGATTTCAACACCCCCCTTCGCCCCGCGACCCGCGTGGACCTCTTTCCCCCGTTCCCGCCCATCAACCCCACGGTGGACACCCGCCTCCGCCCAGGATTGCCGCGCGTGGCCTTTCTGGTGGACAAGAACGTGGGCAAGCTGGCCACCCTGCTCCGCCTCATCGGCCACGACGCGGCCTACGCCGAAGAAACGCCCGACCCGGAAATCGCCGCCTGGGCCGAAACCGAACAGCGCATCGTCCTCAGCAAGGACCACCGCCTGCTCAAGCGCGCCCGCATCCACCACGGCCGCCTGGTCCGCGCCGTCCAGCCGGCGGACCAGCTCAAGGAAATCGCCGCCCTCTACGGCCTCTCCGCCGCACCCGCCTTCACCCGCTGCCTCAAGTGCAACACACCGCTGCAACCCGTGGACAAACAGGACATCCTCCACCGCCTGGAACCCAAGACCAAACGCTACTTCCACTCCTTCCACATCTGCCCCGAGTGCAACCAGATCTACTGGCCCGGCTCCCACACCAAACGGATGCGGGAACTGCTGGAAGAACTGGGATTGGATGAAGAATAG
- a CDS encoding M48 family metallopeptidase, whose translation MVRAAASLLNLRALDPVLPEEFADVYDAERYARSQEYTCRATRAGLWEEAVGLAALLAALGLGVFGWLDGLAWSLGLGGVASGLAFFGLVALASEVIGLPFSIWRTFVLEEEYGFNRTTWKTFVLDRVKGLLLSALLGGGLLALVLWFFGWLGPVGWLPAWTAAAAVSLAMQYVAPVWILPLFNKFSPLPRGELRENIEGLAREQGFKLDEVYVIDGSRRSTRGNAFFAGFGAWRRAALFDTLVETMTPGQAAAVMAHEMGHARLGHVPRLLLAGLARMGLLLFLLSLFLGTAIESEMLGMRPSVHAGLFAFALLFSPAGLLLGAAFNAVSRRYEFQADRFAAKAWNARDMVDALKRLAADNLANLTPHPFHTALHASHPPVLRRIRRLSRE comes from the coding sequence ATGGTACGTGCCGCGGCGTCGCTTCTCAACCTGCGCGCCCTGGACCCGGTGCTGCCGGAGGAATTCGCCGACGTGTACGACGCCGAGCGGTACGCGCGCTCCCAGGAATACACCTGCCGGGCCACCCGCGCCGGGCTGTGGGAGGAGGCCGTGGGACTGGCGGCGCTGCTGGCGGCCCTGGGGCTGGGCGTGTTCGGCTGGCTGGACGGCCTGGCCTGGTCGCTGGGACTTGGCGGGGTGGCGTCCGGACTGGCCTTTTTCGGGCTGGTGGCCCTGGCCTCCGAGGTGATCGGCCTGCCCTTCTCCATCTGGCGGACATTCGTGTTGGAGGAGGAGTACGGCTTCAACCGCACCACCTGGAAAACGTTCGTGCTGGACCGGGTGAAGGGCCTGCTTTTGAGTGCGCTGCTGGGCGGAGGGCTGCTGGCGCTGGTGCTGTGGTTCTTCGGCTGGCTGGGGCCGGTGGGCTGGCTGCCCGCCTGGACCGCGGCCGCGGCCGTCTCCCTGGCCATGCAGTACGTGGCCCCGGTGTGGATTCTGCCGCTGTTCAACAAGTTCAGCCCGCTGCCCCGGGGAGAACTGCGTGAGAACATCGAGGGCTTGGCGCGCGAGCAGGGGTTCAAACTTGACGAGGTGTACGTCATCGACGGCTCCAGGCGGTCCACGCGGGGCAACGCCTTCTTCGCGGGCTTCGGCGCATGGCGGCGGGCGGCCCTGTTCGACACCCTGGTGGAGACCATGACGCCGGGGCAGGCGGCGGCGGTCATGGCGCACGAGATGGGCCACGCCCGGCTGGGCCACGTGCCCCGGCTGCTGCTGGCCGGGCTGGCGCGGATGGGCCTGCTGCTGTTTTTGCTGTCGCTCTTCCTGGGCACGGCAATTGAGAGCGAAATGCTGGGCATGCGGCCGTCGGTCCACGCCGGGCTGTTCGCCTTCGCCCTGCTGTTCAGCCCGGCCGGGCTGCTGCTGGGTGCGGCCTTCAATGCGGTCTCCCGACGGTACGAGTTCCAGGCGGACCGGTTCGCGGCAAAGGCCTGGAACGCACGCGACATGGTGGATGCGCTGAAGCGGCTGGCCGCGGACAACTTGGCCAACCTCACACCGCATCCGTTCCATACCGCCCTGCACGCCTCCCACCCGCCGGTGCTGCGCCGCATACGGCGCCTGTCCAGGGAGTAG
- a CDS encoding class I adenylate cyclase, whose protein sequence is MAQSGKSDIDFWLCCRLENLSEADAAGLRRKCELLEEWASERFGLEAHLFLMDTASVRENNFGASSGESSGTAQALMLKEEFYRTALRLAGARPAWWLVPPGACQKTYDRAVERLPRGFGDRFIDLGHVPGIPQREFFGAALWQIVKALKHPFKSVMKFALLEKYTEEPSGTLLCDAVKANIQNGSLELWRIDPYALLFMKVAAFYDRRSNRAALDLIRTAFLLKANIRGEASRAGIPARRDELSARRFLALETGCGRLGGQPARMDEDGGLPRLIEVGRGVNSFIVQTYLRVRKRWLQSGEAAIHPNDLTKLGRRIFAAFAPREHKVGRLFITGLDGRGPDQLAFSANRPAAPSAYLLHCGQRDPRTRRLEPLELKRAGDLAWLAAWAVANGLYTENVDVRADYTVSPVIARDLADLMARLCEFFPLAETFDTDIDEGLNPERVVRAMLVLNLLEPREATRIRSISIIHSTNWGEMFCKTVGVDDDTPRLSPMLFLAGSVAQHLPSPPALAVFRPRHAACPDIVRGGLDSTAGRE, encoded by the coding sequence GTGGCCCAATCCGGGAAATCCGACATCGACTTCTGGCTGTGCTGCCGCCTGGAAAACCTGTCCGAGGCGGACGCCGCCGGGCTGCGGCGCAAATGCGAACTGCTGGAGGAGTGGGCCTCGGAACGGTTCGGCCTGGAGGCGCACTTATTCCTCATGGACACCGCCAGCGTGCGGGAGAACAACTTCGGGGCGTCCAGCGGGGAGTCGTCCGGCACGGCCCAGGCGCTGATGCTCAAGGAGGAGTTCTACCGCACCGCCCTGCGCCTGGCGGGCGCGCGGCCCGCGTGGTGGCTTGTTCCGCCCGGGGCTTGCCAAAAGACGTACGACCGCGCCGTGGAGCGGCTTCCCCGTGGATTTGGGGATCGCTTCATCGACCTGGGGCACGTGCCCGGCATTCCCCAAAGGGAATTTTTCGGGGCGGCCCTGTGGCAGATCGTCAAGGCGCTCAAGCACCCCTTCAAGTCGGTCATGAAATTCGCCCTGCTGGAGAAGTACACCGAGGAACCCTCCGGCACGCTGCTCTGCGACGCGGTGAAGGCCAACATCCAGAATGGTTCGCTGGAGTTGTGGCGCATCGACCCCTACGCCCTGCTCTTCATGAAGGTGGCCGCCTTTTACGACCGCCGGAGCAACCGTGCCGCCCTGGACCTGATCCGGACCGCCTTCCTCCTCAAGGCGAACATCCGGGGCGAGGCCTCCCGCGCCGGAATCCCAGCCCGGCGGGACGAGCTGTCCGCCAGGCGGTTTCTGGCCCTGGAGACCGGGTGCGGCAGGCTCGGCGGACAGCCCGCCCGCATGGATGAGGACGGCGGTCTGCCCCGGCTCATCGAGGTGGGCAGGGGAGTCAACTCCTTCATCGTCCAAACCTACCTGCGGGTGCGGAAACGATGGCTGCAGAGCGGAGAGGCGGCCATCCACCCCAACGACCTGACCAAGCTGGGCCGAAGGATATTCGCCGCCTTCGCCCCGCGCGAGCACAAGGTGGGCCGCCTCTTCATCACCGGCCTGGATGGGCGCGGCCCGGACCAGCTGGCTTTCAGCGCCAACCGCCCCGCGGCCCCCTCCGCCTACCTGCTGCACTGCGGCCAGCGCGACCCGCGCACCCGCCGCCTGGAGCCGCTGGAGCTCAAGCGGGCGGGCGACCTGGCCTGGCTGGCGGCCTGGGCCGTGGCCAACGGCCTTTACACCGAAAACGTGGACGTACGCGCCGACTACACGGTCTCTCCTGTCATCGCCCGGGACCTGGCCGACCTCATGGCCCGGCTGTGCGAGTTTTTTCCTTTGGCCGAGACCTTTGACACGGACATCGACGAGGGACTCAACCCGGAACGGGTGGTTCGGGCCATGCTCGTGCTGAACCTGCTGGAGCCGAGGGAGGCCACCCGCATCCGCTCCATCTCCATCATCCACTCCACCAACTGGGGGGAAATGTTCTGCAAGACAGTGGGCGTGGACGATGACACCCCGCGCCTCTCCCCCATGCTCTTTCTGGCCGGCAGCGTGGCGCAGCATCTTCCCTCGCCGCCAGCCCTGGCCGTATTCCGACCACGACACGCCGCCTGTCCGGACATCGTTCGCGGCGGACTGGACAGTACGGCTGGTCGGGAGTAG
- a CDS encoding fimbrillin family protein: MLRNAATAVICLLCLAACSQGHGPEAIPQETVERLNTVFAQAARLSRGLAVEAWGVFASPPEPLASESPQAQRYAFFENVAYRKIARDGGVAVWASGATRVTPF, from the coding sequence ATGCTCCGCAACGCGGCAACGGCGGTCATTTGCCTGCTCTGTCTGGCGGCCTGCTCCCAAGGGCACGGTCCGGAGGCCATCCCCCAGGAAACGGTGGAGAGGCTCAACACCGTATTCGCACAGGCAGCGAGGCTCTCCCGGGGCCTGGCGGTCGAGGCGTGGGGTGTTTTCGCCTCCCCGCCCGAGCCCCTGGCCTCCGAGTCCCCCCAAGCCCAGCGCTACGCCTTCTTTGAAAACGTCGCCTACCGGAAGATCGCCCGTGACGGCGGCGTGGCCGTGTGGGCCTCCGGCGCCACCAGAGTGACCCCCTTCTGA
- a CDS encoding ATP-binding protein translates to MNLRRKLLISHGLLVAFLAILGSMAYLSFLRMDRAMEEASEMRFMVEKQVQRGILLVRSIQADAWDPLVLGTGDKTAHLQKLDAKAREFYRLMDELRRTRPESAGEVDDFRSAFQPYYILAKRILSMEPGRLRDANDTLTLFKESQQRLTGSMRTMLHARELALDRLILDTRKATLFYTSAAASLASLGLLLGLTLSWLIHRTLSRPIRDLVSTVRRIEAGDLDARPPPRKGDELAMLGNAIGQMADGIQRRDSEIRDSEARFRSIFENASDGFYQSTPDGDLVLANPALARMLGYDSPKHLMRSVSHVGRDLYANPADRERLLTELYARERLHGFRTRVRRRDGSAVEVELKSRVVRGPSGEVVLLEGVISDISERLHAMQLRLDKEAAEAASKAKGEFLANMSHEIRTPLNVMLGMAELLSETNLTPDQRQYASIFRTTGQALLEIINRILDLSKLEEQLELEESPYSPAEVAGKACRALAPSAHAKGLDLLLLLAPRLPDQATGDPDRLLQVLVNLLGNAIKFTERGRVRLEASPCDTPEGTPGLRFRVIDTGIGIPREFRNSIFRSFTQADSTTTRRFGGAGLGLTISKRILDLMNGAINLESTPGEGTTFTVIIPAGKQRTANQPLHGRTLLVCADPDEADAMAGTLGCLGVEAAIEPHHEHAASTAGEAAGKGKAYDHILLDQPELVSTENLAGLRRCIPPSGHILALLPTNHTVTLPRFRNGSAPAILFKPLTPAEAMEALSAPSRHAHDDTKAVAGPLTILLAEDSENNRILFQTYFKRSPHTVLPAVNGKEALDLFTQYAPDLVLMDIQMPVMDGYEATRAIRRHEDERGLPPTPIVALTAHAFESDRDHCLRAGCTAFLAKPVRKKQLLETVEQLAKGTS, encoded by the coding sequence GTGAACCTGCGGCGCAAGCTGCTCATAAGCCACGGCCTGCTGGTGGCCTTTCTGGCCATCCTGGGTTCCATGGCCTACCTCTCCTTCCTGCGCATGGACCGGGCCATGGAAGAGGCCTCCGAGATGCGCTTCATGGTCGAGAAGCAAGTGCAACGCGGCATCCTCCTGGTCCGCTCCATCCAAGCCGACGCATGGGACCCCCTGGTCCTGGGCACGGGCGACAAGACGGCCCACCTTCAGAAATTGGACGCCAAGGCGCGCGAATTCTACCGCCTCATGGACGAACTGCGCAGGACCAGGCCGGAGAGCGCCGGCGAAGTGGACGATTTCCGTTCGGCCTTCCAGCCCTACTACATCCTGGCCAAACGCATCCTTTCCATGGAGCCGGGCCGGCTGCGGGATGCCAACGACACCCTGACCCTGTTCAAGGAATCGCAGCAGCGGCTCACCGGATCCATGCGGACCATGCTGCACGCCCGGGAACTCGCCCTCGACCGGCTCATTCTGGACACCCGAAAGGCCACCCTGTTCTACACCTCGGCCGCCGCCAGCCTGGCATCCCTCGGCTTGCTGCTCGGCCTGACGTTGTCCTGGCTTATCCACCGCACGCTCTCACGGCCTATCCGCGATCTGGTTTCCACGGTGCGGCGCATCGAGGCGGGCGACCTGGACGCCCGGCCGCCGCCACGAAAGGGCGACGAACTGGCCATGCTGGGCAACGCCATCGGCCAGATGGCCGACGGCATCCAGCGCCGCGACAGCGAAATCCGCGACAGCGAAGCACGCTTCCGCTCCATCTTCGAGAACGCCTCGGACGGATTTTACCAATCCACTCCCGACGGCGACCTGGTGCTGGCCAACCCGGCCCTGGCCCGCATGCTGGGCTACGACTCGCCTAAACACCTCATGCGCTCCGTGAGCCACGTGGGGCGCGACCTCTACGCCAACCCGGCCGACAGGGAACGCCTGCTGACGGAACTGTACGCCAGGGAGCGCTTGCACGGCTTCCGCACCCGGGTGCGCCGCCGCGACGGCTCCGCCGTTGAAGTCGAACTGAAGTCGAGGGTGGTGCGCGGTCCTTCCGGCGAAGTCGTCTTGCTCGAGGGCGTCATCTCCGACATCTCAGAACGGCTGCACGCCATGCAGCTTCGCCTGGACAAGGAGGCGGCTGAAGCCGCCAGCAAGGCCAAGGGCGAATTCCTGGCCAACATGAGCCACGAAATCCGGACACCGCTCAACGTCATGCTGGGCATGGCCGAACTCCTCAGCGAAACCAACCTCACCCCGGATCAGCGGCAGTACGCCTCCATCTTTCGCACCACCGGGCAGGCCCTGCTGGAAATCATCAATCGCATTCTCGATCTCTCCAAGCTGGAGGAACAGTTGGAATTGGAGGAGTCGCCCTACTCCCCCGCCGAGGTGGCCGGAAAGGCCTGCCGCGCCCTTGCCCCAAGCGCCCACGCCAAGGGGCTGGACCTGCTTTTACTGCTGGCCCCCCGCCTGCCGGACCAGGCCACCGGCGACCCGGACCGGTTGCTGCAAGTGCTGGTCAACCTGCTGGGCAACGCCATCAAATTCACCGAGCGCGGCCGTGTGCGCCTTGAAGCCTCTCCGTGCGACACCCCGGAAGGCACGCCAGGATTGCGGTTCCGCGTCATCGACACCGGCATCGGCATCCCCCGCGAGTTCCGCAACAGCATCTTCCGCAGCTTCACCCAGGCCGACTCCACTACCACCCGGCGCTTCGGCGGCGCCGGGCTGGGGCTGACCATTTCCAAGCGCATCCTCGACCTCATGAACGGGGCCATCAACCTCGAATCCACGCCGGGAGAGGGCACGACATTCACCGTCATCATCCCCGCTGGAAAACAGCGCACGGCCAATCAACCGCTCCACGGACGGACGCTTTTGGTCTGCGCCGACCCGGACGAGGCGGATGCCATGGCCGGCACCCTGGGTTGCCTCGGGGTGGAAGCAGCCATCGAACCTCACCATGAGCACGCGGCCAGCACGGCGGGCGAGGCCGCGGGCAAGGGCAAGGCCTACGACCACATCCTGCTAGACCAGCCGGAGCTGGTCTCCACCGAAAACCTGGCCGGTCTGCGCCGTTGCATCCCGCCCTCTGGTCACATCCTGGCCCTTCTGCCCACCAACCACACCGTCACGTTACCGCGATTCAGAAATGGCTCCGCACCTGCCATCCTCTTCAAACCGCTCACACCAGCGGAAGCCATGGAAGCCCTCAGCGCGCCGTCACGGCACGCGCACGACGACACGAAGGCCGTAGCCGGCCCTCTGACCATCCTCCTTGCCGAGGACTCGGAAAACAACCGCATCCTCTTCCAGACCTACTTCAAGCGCTCACCGCACACCGTCCTGCCCGCGGTCAACGGAAAGGAAGCCCTGGACCTCTTCACGCAATACGCCCCCGACCTGGTGCTCATGGACATCCAGATGCCGGTCATGGACGGGTACGAGGCCACCCGAGCCATCCGACGCCACGAGGACGAGCGCGGACTTCCCCCCACACCCATCGTGGCGCTCACCGCCCACGCCTTCGAATCCGACCGCGACCACTGCCTGCGGGCCGGCTGCACCGCCTTTCTGGCCAAGCCGGTGCGGAAGAAGCAACTCCTGGAAACCGTGGAGCAACTCGCCAAGGGGACGAGCTAG
- the dsrP gene encoding sulfate reduction electron transfer complex DsrMKJOP subunit DsrP, producing MLETALKGSPRYWGWLVLLLIIMGIGGAAWYVQLDQGLQVTGLNRDVSWGFYIAQLTYMVGVAAAAVMLVLPYYFHHYKAFKKMIILAEFQAIGAIIICIGSIVVDLGQPQRMLNVLLYPTPNSVLFWDMVVLNGYLFLNLIIGWVTLQSQRNNMLPPKWVKPLIYLSIVWAVSIHTVTAFLYAGLPGRHLWLTAIMAPRFLASAFCAGPAILLLVAFILEKLTDFRVGEEAKKAVAKIVTYAMCINVFFFLCEIFTGFYSQIPGHMHPMMFLFGFEHGNYVAVLMWIATFLAFLSLALLIPPKLRENHKILPWALAALVVATYIDKGIGLLVGGFTPNVFEGFTFYAPTMPEILITAAVYASGIFAITILYKVALTVQKETS from the coding sequence ATGCTCGAGACCGCACTGAAAGGAAGCCCCCGCTACTGGGGTTGGCTTGTCCTCCTGCTCATCATCATGGGAATCGGGGGAGCCGCCTGGTACGTCCAGCTGGACCAAGGCCTGCAGGTCACCGGACTCAACCGGGACGTTTCCTGGGGATTCTACATCGCCCAGCTGACCTACATGGTCGGTGTGGCCGCCGCGGCCGTCATGCTGGTGCTGCCGTACTACTTCCACCACTACAAAGCCTTCAAGAAGATGATCATCCTGGCCGAATTCCAGGCCATCGGCGCCATCATCATCTGCATCGGCTCCATCGTGGTGGACCTCGGCCAACCCCAGCGCATGCTCAACGTGCTGCTTTATCCCACGCCAAACTCCGTCCTCTTCTGGGATATGGTCGTCCTCAACGGCTACCTGTTCCTCAACCTCATCATCGGCTGGGTGACTCTGCAGAGCCAGCGCAACAACATGCTGCCGCCCAAATGGGTCAAGCCCCTCATCTACCTCTCCATCGTCTGGGCCGTCTCCATCCACACCGTGACAGCCTTCCTGTACGCGGGCCTGCCCGGACGCCACCTCTGGCTGACCGCCATCATGGCGCCGCGCTTCCTGGCCTCCGCCTTCTGCGCCGGTCCCGCCATCCTGTTGCTGGTGGCCTTCATCCTGGAGAAGCTCACCGATTTCCGCGTGGGCGAAGAAGCCAAGAAAGCCGTGGCCAAGATTGTCACCTACGCCATGTGCATCAACGTCTTCTTCTTCCTCTGCGAAATCTTCACCGGCTTCTATTCGCAGATACCGGGTCACATGCACCCCATGATGTTCCTGTTCGGCTTCGAACACGGCAACTACGTGGCCGTGCTGATGTGGATCGCCACCTTCCTGGCCTTCCTCTCCCTGGCCCTGCTCATTCCGCCCAAGCTGCGCGAAAACCATAAGATCCTGCCCTGGGCCCTGGCCGCCCTGGTTGTGGCCACCTACATCGACAAGGGCATCGGCCTGCTGGTGGGCGGTTTCACCCCCAACGTGTTCGAAGGCTTTACCTTCTACGCGCCCACCATGCCGGAGATTCTCATCACCGCGGCCGTCTACGCCTCAGGCATCTTCGCCATCACCATCCTCTACAAGGTGGCCCTCACCGTGCAGAAGGAAACCAGCTAG
- the dsrO gene encoding sulfate reduction electron transfer complex DsrMKJOP subunit DsrO, whose product METRRKFLKYAGVSLLGLAAAPVSRAAASYIPHESHTKSRAEALTGSRWAMVIDTRKLTRESDFKPLIEACHSVHNVPDIEPPLDIKWIWTDKKEHVFPGKHNEFQAEKIEHKPYLLLCNHCHNPPCVRVCPTQATFKRESDGIVVMDMHRCIGCRYCMAACPYGARSFNFMDPSPHIKELNREYPERMRGVVEKCNFCVERLAEGKMPACVEASDGALIFGDLDDPYSEVRKVLRKEYTIRRKPGLGTEPNVYYII is encoded by the coding sequence ATGGAAACCAGAAGGAAATTCCTCAAGTACGCCGGCGTTTCCCTGCTGGGGCTGGCCGCGGCCCCCGTTTCCAGGGCGGCCGCCTCCTACATCCCCCACGAGAGCCACACCAAGTCCCGGGCCGAGGCCTTGACCGGCTCCCGCTGGGCAATGGTCATCGACACCCGCAAGCTCACCCGCGAGTCGGACTTCAAGCCCCTCATCGAGGCTTGCCACTCGGTGCACAACGTGCCGGACATCGAGCCGCCGCTCGACATCAAGTGGATCTGGACCGACAAGAAGGAGCACGTCTTCCCCGGGAAGCACAACGAGTTCCAGGCGGAGAAGATCGAGCATAAGCCGTACCTGCTGCTGTGCAACCACTGCCACAATCCGCCGTGCGTGCGGGTCTGCCCCACCCAGGCCACCTTCAAGCGGGAGTCCGACGGCATCGTCGTCATGGACATGCACCGCTGCATCGGTTGCCGGTACTGCATGGCCGCCTGCCCCTACGGCGCCCGTTCCTTCAACTTCATGGACCCCAGCCCGCACATCAAGGAGCTCAACCGCGAGTACCCCGAGCGGATGCGGGGCGTGGTGGAAAAGTGCAACTTCTGCGTTGAGCGGCTGGCCGAAGGCAAGATGCCCGCCTGCGTGGAAGCGTCCGACGGCGCCCTCATCTTCGGCGACCTCGACGATCCCTACTCCGAGGTGCGCAAGGTGCTCCGCAAGGAATACACCATCCGGCGCAAACCGGGCCTGGGCACCGAACCCAACGTCTACTACATCATCTAG
- the dsrJ gene encoding sulfate reduction electron transfer complex DsrMKJOP subunit DsrJ, whose protein sequence is MKLYNGAAIIAGLVVFVGLVSYPFWTNIGDKAYEQPELKLPPEDKATECVEDTQWMRENHMALLDDWRDAVVREGKRIYVSKTNHKEYVMSLQEGCMKCHETKTEFCDKCHDTASVSPYCWDCHVAPKEEN, encoded by the coding sequence ATGAAGCTTTACAACGGTGCCGCCATCATCGCGGGACTGGTCGTCTTTGTCGGCCTGGTCTCGTACCCCTTCTGGACCAACATCGGGGACAAGGCCTACGAGCAGCCCGAACTCAAGCTCCCTCCGGAGGATAAGGCCACGGAGTGCGTGGAGGACACGCAGTGGATGCGCGAGAACCACATGGCGCTGCTCGATGACTGGCGCGACGCGGTGGTTCGCGAAGGCAAGCGGATCTACGTCTCCAAGACGAACCACAAGGAATACGTCATGAGCCTGCAGGAAGGCTGCATGAAGTGCCACGAGACCAAGACCGAGTTCTGCGACAAGTGCCACGACACCGCCTCGGTCTCCCCCTACTGCTGGGATTGTCACGTGGCTCCCAAGGAGGAGAACTAG